In the genome of Raphanus sativus cultivar WK10039 chromosome 4, ASM80110v3, whole genome shotgun sequence, one region contains:
- the LOC108851383 gene encoding precursor of CEP3 has product MARINVYLFAFILLLTIKQELCSVEGRTLAKSTVAKAEEIGADGSVPVLPSAEPLQPPPSHGIDTFRPTIPGNSPGIGHSVHN; this is encoded by the coding sequence ATGGCGAGAATTAATGTTTACCTTTTTGCATTTATCTTGCTTTTGACTATCAAACAAGAGTTATGTTCCGTTGAAGGCCGAACACTCGCTAAGTCCACCGTTGCGAAGGCTGAAGAAATAGGCGCTGATGGCTCTGTGCCGGTATTACCATCGGCTGAGCCACTGCAGCCACCACCTAGCCACGGGATTGATACCTTCAGGCCCACGATACCTGGAAATAGCCCTGGTATTGGACATTCCGTACACAACTAA